The Candidatus Defluviibacterium haderslevense DNA window TCTATTAAAATGGATAGAAAGCTTAATTTAATTGACTTTGAAGGATAAAATAGTATAAGCAAATGGTGAATGAACTTAAAAAAGGGATCCAATATAAGTTATGGTGCTAAATAAATAATGGAATGATGTTGTGTGAATTTATGGATAGGAAATGGTAATTTCAGTAATTAAGTCTATTTACAATATTTTAAAGTTTGCGGATTTATTTGATTGTAAACAAGTTTAATCGCAAAGCATATTTAGTAGATTTTTTCATAAATTTAGTTAAATTGAAACCACAGTGGTAGCTCGTCCACTCTGAATGGCACAAGCTTATTTATTTAATAATTCAATGAGATAGGCTTGTAATAGACTTGGTACAACTTACCTCGTCTTCAATTGGTGAAATCAGCCGTTACGTCCATTGGTGAGACTGGACGAAAATAGACGTGGAATAGACGTGGATAATACGTGGATTATACGTGAAATAGACGCGGTGAGTAGTCCTCTTATATTTGGATAAATATTGAACTAAACACCTATAAAGACATCTATAAAGACATCTAAACTCTGAGAACTAATCGGGCTGGCCCACCTAGATTGACGAAGTTGGAAGACTTGACAAGTTAAGCAGAGACGGGCAAGGTTCCTAAACTTGAAAAATTGTCATGATCAGTTGCGCTTTAGGAGCAAATCAGTCAGTTATCTTAAAACCGAGAAAGAAGCTTATTTTGAATCTCAATTAAAGGATTAGTTTAAAATATGTTTGAGCAAAATGACTTATATTTATGACTGCATCATAAATTCCACATACATGTCTCTAATCCATAAAATAAAATCACTTGGTTTAATTTTAATCCTATATATCTTAATTAAGGAACAAATTTACACCCAAAACAATGGCCCTTGGAATAATCCATTGAACATGGCATGGTCGTCTGATGGAACTCAATTCACAAATCCAACTATATTTCAAGATTCCTCAGGAGTGCCATGTGTTGTTCGGTGGAAAGGCGATACCTTGATTTGTGCATTCCAATGGTTTAGACAACCCATGAATTCTCCGAGTTGGGATCGAGTTGCGGTGAAATTTTCATATGATGCCGGAAAGACCTGGGAAGAACCCATACCCATAATAGTTTCAGGTTTGCCGACTACCTATCAACGTCCATTTGATCCGACTTTGGCGGTATTGAATGCTGATAGTTTGAGAATATATTATTCTTCCAGTGATGGTTTATCACCCATGGGATTGGATGCTTTGGTGAATACTTATTCTGCAGTAAGCACCGATGGCATTCACTACGTTTTTGAACAGAATGCCAGATTTGATCATCCTACCAGACCCGTAATAGACCCAGCAATTTTATATTTCAATGGTCAGTGGCATTATTCAGCTCCAGCTGGAGCACCACAGGATGGGGCCTACCATGCAACCAGTGTTGACGGCCTTCAATTTATCCAACAGGCCAATTATACTTCTGATGCATCCCATAATTGGACCGGAAATCTGATGTTGAATCAACCCAACGAAATGCGTTTTTATGGATCCGGTCAACGAATTTGGCATAACTCTACCACTGATGGTTTCATTTGGAGTGGATTTACAAATACCAATTTGCAAGGTGGCGATCCATCCATTATTAAAATAAATGATACAAGTTATTTAGCGATCTATGTTGGACCTCCATACAGCAATAATATATTTACTTGCGGAACTATTTACACCGATCCAAGGGACCAACAAAAATATGGCACTGTACAAATAGGATCTGATTGTTGGATGAAACGCAATTTGAATTATGGGAAAATGGTGTTGAGTAATATTTCTACAACAGTACATTCAGACATGTTCAATAATAATATTCCAGAAAAATATGCTGCCAATAATGATTCGCTACAATTGAATCCATACGGCGGACTTTATGAATGGGATGAACTCATGAATTACAACAGAATCAATGGAGCACAAGGATTATGTCCCCAAGGTTGGCATGTATCCACTGATGAAGAATGGCAACGATTAATCAAAACAGCAGGTGGACAATTAATATCCAATTCTGAAGGTCGAGGAGGCAACGCCCTCAAATTGATTGGGGAAGGAATGGGTGCAGGAATGGGTACAGATTTAGTTGGATTCTCAGCCAGACATGCTGGTGATCGAGACGGTTTTGGGATATTTAATGGACTACGGTTTCGCAGTATTTTTTGGACCTCTACGCCAGTAAACCAAAATCAAGCTTATCATTATACTTTATGGTCTACAAATGACACCATCCAACGACTAGCACTTGGCAGCAATACTGGATTCTCTTGTCGATGTGTAAAGAATAATGCCAACACTGGATTTAACCATTTACCATCTTTAAATAAACCCATTAGAGTAGAACCCAATCCATTTACACATTTCATTCGTTTGTCTATCCATCAACAAAATCATTATTGCGAATTAATTGATATCATGGGTCAATTGTTATGGCATGGACCACATATTGAGGAACATGATTTTTCATATTTAACTTCAGGAATTTATTTCTTGAAAGTATATGATGGAATAAGGACTGAGACTATTAAGGTGGTGAAGAAGTGATGTTATTTTAAAAAAATGAAAGCAAGAAAATAATATACTTTCTTGCTTTCAAAAAGATGAAACTATTTAAAAATTATTTGATTCATTTTATCAATTTATTAATGCGCATCACCTTCTAATTTTAATTGTGAATACAATGCATCAAGTTTTGTTTGGAATGATTCAAACATTTTATTTTTAGCATCGATTTGTTGATTTAGTGATTCAATCATTTGTTGTTGTTCTTTGATTGCGTTGATGAGCATGTAAGTCATTGAACCATTATCCACTCCAAGATATTCAGTTCCAGGATCAAGTTGATCTTTTTTATAAATCCATTTATTTACCATGTAGGGCGCAATTTTTTGCAATTCTTGAGCAAGAACGCCCACCCCAGTTTCATTTGGCATGCCACCTTGACCATTATAGGTAAACCATACAGGATTAATTTTCAATAATTCACTAAGTCCATCTTTATATGAAATGATATCTTTCTTTAATCTAGCATCAGAAGCAACTGTCCATGTATTTGTAGTTGGTTTTGCAGCTGAATTAGTTCCAAGTTGCAATTTATAATTAAATGCTGTAGTTCCTATACCTATGTTTCCAGTTCCTATAAAAACATCTCCATAATTTGCAAGCAATGCTAATTTATTGGTTGCAACTTCAATTACAACGCCTGCCCCAGAAGTAGAACCAAATCTACCTCCTGCACCAGTTGTAGATGTGCCTTGTACTCCATCGGCACTAGATGAGGATCCTCTTAATCCATCTCCACTTGTAGAAGTTCCTTGAATACCGTAGCCACTTGTAGAAGTTCCTCTAACTCCATTACCACTTGAAGAAGTACCCTGAACCCCATCGCCACTAGAAGCTGCTACACCTTGTACCCCATCACTTGAAGAGCTATTACCCTTTACTCCAACACCCCCACCTGTGCCATTTCCATAAACTCCAATATTACCTTCCCCCTGAACTCCAATAAAATCTGATTCTCCGTGAATACCATAACCACCACTTACTCCTTTGACGTTTAATTTACCACCAGTTCCACTAGGATTATTTATATTTATAATATTATTTTCTTGACGGATAATAGAATTATCACCTGAAGTAGGTCCATTGAATTTAATAATATATCCAGTTGTGCCATTTATATTGGCACTACCAGGATTCCCAACATCGCCTTTATCTCCTTTGTCCCCTTTTACTCCCTGTAAACCTTGGTCTCCCTTTTCTCCTTTTTGACCCTCCATTCCAACATCCCCTTTATCTCCTTTATCTCCTTTCTCACCCTTAATACCTGGCGATCCATCATCACCCTTAGATCCTTGTAAACCTGGATCACCTTTATCGCCTTTTATACCAGGAAGACCCTGATCTCCTTTGTCTCCTTTGTCTCCTTTGTCCCCTTTAACACCAGAACCAGCATATAACGCATAAGGCACACTAAGCATTTGACTTGTACCAGAAATAGAATAATTGGAACCTCCATTTGGATCTGTCTCGGTTTTTAGAAAGTAAGGTCCTGATGCCCAATCAATACTAGCAATACTACCAGTAACATTGGTTCCACCTCCAATTTCAAATGAAGCTAATCCATTTGCGTTTGTTGAAGCAACATGAGTCTCTACAAAAACGGCTGCACCAAATTCTGAACCTTTTAATATGAGCAAACGAATACCAACATTAGTATTTGCAACCAACTGACCATTTGCATTCCTAATAACTGCCTGGAAACTCATCTTGTTTGGTTGAGCGAATGCTCCTAATGAAACTAATAATGTCAAAAAAATGAACGTAAGTTTTTTCATGATATTTAATTTTTAATAATTTTAAATGATTGAATAGGTTTGTTTTCCGAATTAATTTTTAAAACATAAGTTGATGCTGGTAAATTTTCAGTAGTTATCTTCGTTTGATTTTTAAATATGTTATGCCTTATTAATAATTTTCCCTGAATATCATACAATTGATAATTCAAGGTTTTTGAATCAACATCGTTTATATTAATGATTAGCATATCTAATGTCGGATTTGGAAAAATGGATACAGAAATATCTAAAAATTCTTCAGCTATAGCTACAGTAAATATTTCATATGGTTGTTGGACACCTTGGTTAATATTACCATTAAAACCAGTTTGAGATTTATATACTAATTGTCCAACTGAATAACTCAATGTGCCTCCATTTCCAGAAGTGTTACCACCTAATGTTACAAATCCATTCTGTGAATAAAGCTCAGGTGCGGTAAAAATTAGACTTGCAAAAATGAACAAAAACTTAATTTTATGTAAACTCATATTATATCTATTTTAGAATTAGTTAATAAAAAATATTGAAAACTAAATTAGAATTAGAATTATTTCTTACAAGGAAAAAACTCACATACTTTTACCTTTCCTTGCATAGTACATTTATAACATTCATCACCAGGAATAGTAATTGGTCCTTTGGGTTTATTTACTTTAGTTTGTACGTAATTCCCATTATTGTCTAATCCCAAATATCCAGTATCTTTGTTTTCTTGAATTTTATATAATTTAAAATTTGGTTCTTCATACACTTTTTTAAATTTTGTTATCTTTTCTAATAATACTTTAGCAGACTTTGCGTCATTCTTACACAGACAACATAAATCTGTATTTCCATTGCCGCAAGGAAAGCATGAATAACTGCAATTGCTGGTTTTATTTCCATTATTTTTGTTTGTAATATCTGCAGCCTTTAAGTAAGTTATGGAAACAGGCACCTTAGATCCATTTGGTCCAATTCCAGAATATGATAATTTCCCAGATTTGTCTTTAGTTTCAAAAATGGAAATATTATTGATATCCATAATTTTAACCTGAGACACTAAAACATTTGCATTAATTGTAAAAAGTAAAATTCCAAAGATGAAATTTAATGTTGTAATTTTCATAGAAATGTTTATTTAAGTTAATGAATAATAAATTAAAATGTTTTTCAAAAATATTTTTCTAGTGATTTGGTTTTCAAATTTGATTATAAAATTATGAATTACTTTATCACCAACAATTTCAGAAGTAAACTAAAAATCATCATAAATCACAATAATTTTTTATTAAGTTATCAATTAATGCATTTGACTTAAAGAATCTTAACATCAATTGATATAAATTTTAATTAAACTGATTTAGCTCTTTAATATTACTATTTTCAATTAAATGATAAAACCATTTTGACGCAATTCAAATGCTTGAATTTTATTCAACTCATACCAAAATAAGTGATATAGTATGCTATATGCAATAAAGACTTAAGTAAAAAAATAAATTAAATCTAAAAAATATTTACTTTAAAAGAATAGGAATGGGTTAAATTACTTAGTTGCACGAAATAAATACCTGAACTTAGATGCTTGGTATCCATTTGTAATTCACCATTCGAATACAGAACTGATGACCCCTGAATTAATGAGCCGTCTGCTTTTATAACCCGAGCCGCATTGGTATGCCCAATTGGAATATTTTTAAATAAGATACGATCCGAATATTGTATGTAATAAACTGACTTGAATTCATCATTTGATGCTGATGTTAACAATGGAACATTATATTTCTTCTCATTAACACATCCATTCTCATCTTGTATGGACATTGTATAATCTCCATGCATTAAATCAAAAATATCTTCACTACTTGCCTTGTAACCATTCGGTCCTGACCAATCGAAAAAATATTGACCAAAACCACCAGTCACATCAATATTAATAGCTCCCTTTTGCATAGATGTATACGGCAATATAGTATCTACAGACTGAATGAGTTCTTTTGGTTTATTGACCATATAATTAAAATTACTTATACACTTATTTTTATCCGTAATTTTACAAGAATACATACCCTTAAGCAATTGATCTCGATTAGCTAATTGACTTCCATCGATCCAAGAGTAGCTATAAGGGCTTATCCCGCCCTTAATGTTTTGTATAATCTCACCATTTCGTTGACTGAAACAAAGTACATCCTTAATAACAAATCCTGAGTTTTCAATAATATCAGGTTGATTAATAGTAAAGCTTAATGAACTTGGATTTGATTTGCAATTTTTTGAATCAGTGACAGATACATGGTATGATCCAATTTTAAGTCCAATAAGATCCTTACTTGTAGCTCCAGTATTCCATTCATATTTATAACCTCCATTTCCACCACTTGTAGTTAAAATAATGTTACCAGTTGCATTACTAAAACAATCAACATCTGTCTTTTGACCACTAAAAACTAATTGGGTAGGTTGTGTAATTGTAAATGATTTAACAAGTTTAGGACATAGACATTGATCCATTGTTATTTCCAAAGTATAAGTCCCGGCTTTGAGGTCGTCTTTTGATGATGATGGATTACAACAATCTGTATCAATAATTATTCCATTTACATCTTTTAGAACCCAATCGAAATTTTTAGTAACTCCTGGAATAATTTGTTCCGGGGTGCTTACATATTTGCCATCTATTGATTGATAACAACTTACCGGAGATGGCACAATTCCGGCATTTGTAAATGCTTTTGTTGTTGATTTAATTTCTATATCTTCTATAAATAAACATCCATTCGAATCGTTGATTTTAATTTTATATTTACCTGGAGGATAATTACCCATATATGGTATTTTATTACTAAAAAGAAATGCAGAATATAATATTTGACCCTGACTATTTAAAATAAAAAAAGTTATTGGAAGAACTCCACCATTTACTCCTTGCAATTTTACTTGACCATACCCACCATAACATGCATCTTTAATTTCTAATTCAGAAATAGTTATTTCATCTGGTTCAGTTAATGTGTAAGATGCAGTTTTAGATCCACTATTTGTAGAGGTTACTGTTACTGTATATGTACCAGCAAATTTTAAAATGGTTTGAGTATTTCCACCGCCTGACCAACTATATAGTAGTCCGGTAACAGTGCCTGAAGTAACAGTTATTAAAGCTTTTAAGTTAGTCGCGCCATTAAAACATCGAATTGGACTTAATTCTTGTATAGAAAGTTTAAAGGTTCCTTGAGGAGATTTGCATTCTGATGAATTCATTTCTTTTGCATTTAATTGAAGACTTTCAATTAAAAAAAAT harbors:
- a CDS encoding SprB repeat-containing protein; amino-acid sequence: MKNLNLFVLFLIQFFLIESLQLNAKEMNSSECKSPQGTFKLSIQELSPIRCFNGATNLKALITVTSGTVTGLLYSWSGGGNTQTILKFAGTYTVTVTSTNSGSKTASYTLTEPDEITISELEIKDACYGGYGQVKLQGVNGGVLPITFFILNSQGQILYSAFLFSNKIPYMGNYPPGKYKIKINDSNGCLFIEDIEIKSTTKAFTNAGIVPSPVSCYQSIDGKYVSTPEQIIPGVTKNFDWVLKDVNGIIIDTDCCNPSSSKDDLKAGTYTLEITMDQCLCPKLVKSFTITQPTQLVFSGQKTDVDCFSNATGNIILTTSGGNGGYKYEWNTGATSKDLIGLKIGSYHVSVTDSKNCKSNPSSLSFTINQPDIIENSGFVIKDVLCFSQRNGEIIQNIKGGISPYSYSWIDGSQLANRDQLLKGMYSCKITDKNKCISNFNYMVNKPKELIQSVDTILPYTSMQKGAINIDVTGGFGQYFFDWSGPNGYKASSEDIFDLMHGDYTMSIQDENGCVNEKKYNVPLLTSASNDEFKSVYYIQYSDRILFKNIPIGHTNAARVIKADGSLIQGSSVLYSNGELQMDTKHLSSGIYFVQLSNLTHSYSFKVNIF
- a CDS encoding tail fiber domain-containing protein, which codes for MKKLTFIFLTLLVSLGAFAQPNKMSFQAVIRNANGQLVANTNVGIRLLILKGSEFGAAVFVETHVASTNANGLASFEIGGGTNVTGSIASIDWASGPYFLKTETDPNGGSNYSISGTSQMLSVPYALYAGSGVKGDKGDKGDKGDQGLPGIKGDKGDPGLQGSKGDDGSPGIKGEKGDKGDKGDVGMEGQKGEKGDQGLQGVKGDKGDKGDVGNPGSANINGTTGYIIKFNGPTSGDNSIIRQENNIININNPSGTGGKLNVKGVSGGYGIHGESDFIGVQGEGNIGVYGNGTGGGVGVKGNSSSSDGVQGVAASSGDGVQGTSSSGNGVRGTSTSGYGIQGTSTSGDGLRGSSSSADGVQGTSTTGAGGRFGSTSGAGVVIEVATNKLALLANYGDVFIGTGNIGIGTTAFNYKLQLGTNSAAKPTTNTWTVASDARLKKDIISYKDGLSELLKINPVWFTYNGQGGMPNETGVGVLAQELQKIAPYMVNKWIYKKDQLDPGTEYLGVDNGSMTYMLINAIKEQQQMIESLNQQIDAKNKMFESFQTKLDALYSQLKLEGDAH
- a CDS encoding T9SS type A sorting domain-containing protein → MSLIHKIKSLGLILILYILIKEQIYTQNNGPWNNPLNMAWSSDGTQFTNPTIFQDSSGVPCVVRWKGDTLICAFQWFRQPMNSPSWDRVAVKFSYDAGKTWEEPIPIIVSGLPTTYQRPFDPTLAVLNADSLRIYYSSSDGLSPMGLDALVNTYSAVSTDGIHYVFEQNARFDHPTRPVIDPAILYFNGQWHYSAPAGAPQDGAYHATSVDGLQFIQQANYTSDASHNWTGNLMLNQPNEMRFYGSGQRIWHNSTTDGFIWSGFTNTNLQGGDPSIIKINDTSYLAIYVGPPYSNNIFTCGTIYTDPRDQQKYGTVQIGSDCWMKRNLNYGKMVLSNISTTVHSDMFNNNIPEKYAANNDSLQLNPYGGLYEWDELMNYNRINGAQGLCPQGWHVSTDEEWQRLIKTAGGQLISNSEGRGGNALKLIGEGMGAGMGTDLVGFSARHAGDRDGFGIFNGLRFRSIFWTSTPVNQNQAYHYTLWSTNDTIQRLALGSNTGFSCRCVKNNANTGFNHLPSLNKPIRVEPNPFTHFIRLSIHQQNHYCELIDIMGQLLWHGPHIEEHDFSYLTSGIYFLKVYDGIRTETIKVVKK
- a CDS encoding T9SS type A sorting domain-containing protein; protein product: MSLHKIKFLFIFASLIFTAPELYSQNGFVTLGGNTSGNGGTLSYSVGQLVYKSQTGFNGNINQGVQQPYEIFTVAIAEEFLDISVSIFPNPTLDMLIININDVDSKTLNYQLYDIQGKLLIRHNIFKNQTKITTENLPASTYVLKINSENKPIQSFKIIKN